The genomic segment ATTTTTTGTCTCGCCGGGCGGGGGCGTGCGCTCAATCTGAAAAAAGATGACGAAGTTTGACAAGCCGGCTCGCTCTGCGGCATTCGCTGTCCAGTCCCGGCACAGAAAACGAGCGTAGTTCAGAGCGAGCACCTGCGTCCTGTCCTCGTAAGTCTGGTCTTCCAGATTGGAGAGAAACTTACGCCATCGGTAGTTCGCGTAGGTAAGTGAAACGACATCCGGCTTGTTGAAATCCGCAAGTCCGATGTTGCCAGTGTAGACATCCACCATCGTCCCGTCGGTAAGTTCTCCTTCAATGACAGGCCACGGACTGGTCATCTCAGGATAGGGCGCGAACATGGTCCAGTTCTGATAAAGGCCTAATGCCTGGCGCACTGCAACGAACTGATTTGGAAGCGACACGCCGAGTGCTGGCAGCGTCGACACATTCTGCATCGTTACAAAGAAAAGAGACAGTGCGGCAACGATCTGCGTCATCGCGCCATAGCGGGGTGGCGTTTTTTGCCAGGGAAGGCAAAAAGCGGTAACGCGCGAGAAAAGGGAGCGGTTCCGCCCGACCCAATCGTAGAATGTGTTTCCGCCCTTTTGTAGAAATGGGCGTCTCATAAACCAGCCTAACGGCCAGAAGAAAGGCGCAGCCGACACAAGCCTGCCGAGTGCTTCAAACTTGTAAAAGCGCTCGTCGCCGATTGTCAGGACCCATGAGTTCCTGGCCTCGAGCTCTTTGCCGATTTCTGGCTCGTCCTGTGCCGGACGGACTGGCGTTTTTGCAAGAAACAGGAAGACTTTCAGCAAGTTGCATGTCTTTTCACAAAAATCGCAACCACGGTCGAACCAGATGGCAACCGGTGCGCGCGCGCGGCCTGGCAAAAGTTCCGCGATTTTGTCCCACATCCAGGCCGGCATGAATAACAAGTTCATGGTGATCGAGATGTATGGGAAGAATCCGATCTCGAGAAAGAGCGCG from the Roseibium sp. HPY-6 genome contains:
- a CDS encoding HTTM domain-containing protein, with the protein product MAVRLASFRTVFGIDLRTLALFRVLLSIWILIDLGMRARDLVAHYTDFGVMPRAVQIEHLYATTWSFHLANGSAWFQAILFILAGLVAVALMFGWRTRVMTVLSWALLLSLQNRNTFILSGEDNLALLLLFWAMLLPLGARYSVDAALTRSNPFPANAYFSIATTALLIQGMSMYFFSALLKTHPIWVSEGTAVYYALQLDYLVTPFALWFRQFQDLMTGLTYYVYLLELIGPILIFSPVFHRTFRTVFMLAFISMHVAFALFLEIGFFPYISITMNLLFMPAWMWDKIAELLPGRARAPVAIWFDRGCDFCEKTCNLLKVFLFLAKTPVRPAQDEPEIGKELEARNSWVLTIGDERFYKFEALGRLVSAAPFFWPLGWFMRRPFLQKGGNTFYDWVGRNRSLFSRVTAFCLPWQKTPPRYGAMTQIVAALSLFFVTMQNVSTLPALGVSLPNQFVAVRQALGLYQNWTMFAPYPEMTSPWPVIEGELTDGTMVDVYTGNIGLADFNKPDVVSLTYANYRWRKFLSNLEDQTYEDRTQVLALNYARFLCRDWTANAAERAGLSNFVIFFQIERTPPPGETKNIETRQVWTHDCHA